Proteins encoded by one window of Pseudorca crassidens isolate mPseCra1 chromosome 3, mPseCra1.hap1, whole genome shotgun sequence:
- the LTC4S gene encoding leukotriene C4 synthase isoform X1: MKDEVALLASVTLLGVLQQAYFSLQVISARRAFHVSPPLTTGPPEFQRIYRAQVNCSEYFPLFLATLWVAGIFFHEGAAALCGLVYLFARLRYFQGYARSAQQRLPPLYASAYALWLLVALAALGLLAHFLPAALLGQFQKLLQKA; this comes from the exons ATGAAGGACGAAGTGGCTCTTCTGGCCTCTGTCACCCTCCTGGGAGTCTTGCAGCAAG cctaCTTTTCGCTGCAGGTGATCTCGGCGCGCAGGGCCTTCCACGTGTCTCCGCCGCTCACCACCGGCCCGCCGGAGTTCCAGCGCATCTACCGAGCCCA AGTGAACTGCAGCGAGTATTTCCCGCTGTTCCTCGCCACGCTCTGGGTCGCCGGCATCTTCTTTCACGAAG GGGCGGCAGCACTGTGTGGCCTGGTATACCTGTTCGCGCGCCTCCGCTACTTTCAGGGCTACGCGAGATCTGCGCAGCAAAG GCTGCCCCCGCTGTACGCGAGCGCGTACGCGCTGTGGCTTCTCGTGGCGTTGGCGGCGCTTGGCCTACTCGCCCACTTCCTCCCGGCCGCGCTCCTCGGACAGTTCCAGAAACTGCTGCAGAAGGCCTGA
- the LTC4S gene encoding leukotriene C4 synthase isoform X2: MKDEVALLASVTLLGVLQQAYFSLQVISARRAFHVSPPLTTGPPEFQRIYRAQVNCSEYFPLFLATLWVAGIFFHEGAAALCGLVYLFARLRYFQGYARSAQQSSRNCCRRPETEDAGWAEPPGGRGRVLAPIPVSH; encoded by the exons ATGAAGGACGAAGTGGCTCTTCTGGCCTCTGTCACCCTCCTGGGAGTCTTGCAGCAAG cctaCTTTTCGCTGCAGGTGATCTCGGCGCGCAGGGCCTTCCACGTGTCTCCGCCGCTCACCACCGGCCCGCCGGAGTTCCAGCGCATCTACCGAGCCCA AGTGAACTGCAGCGAGTATTTCCCGCTGTTCCTCGCCACGCTCTGGGTCGCCGGCATCTTCTTTCACGAAG GGGCGGCAGCACTGTGTGGCCTGGTATACCTGTTCGCGCGCCTCCGCTACTTTCAGGGCTACGCGAGATCTGCGCAGCAAAG TTCCAGAAACTGCTGCAGAAGGCCTGAGACGGAGGACGCCGGGTGGGCGGAGCCTCCTGGAGGACGGGGGAGGGTGCTCGCCCCCATCCCAGTCTCTCATTAA